A portion of the Tepidanaerobacter syntrophicus genome contains these proteins:
- the acsE gene encoding carbon monoxide dehydrogenase/acetyl-CoA synthase methytransferase subunit gives MARFLTIGERIHVISPTIRKALQERNPEPILARAREQIEAGANYLDVNIGPADRDGEELMPWAVKILQEEFPNTPLCLDTANMKAIEAGIKVYDRTAGKPIINSADAGPRLDMINLAAEYDAMVIGLCAKEGIPRDNDERMMYCTQILERAMETGLDPENILFDPLFVVLKGMQDKQQEVLEAVRQISEMGLLTTGGLSNVSNGCPKELRGLIEATFCAMAIQCGLTSAIINPLDKLVINVIKTADLIKGRTLYADSYLDL, from the coding sequence GTGGCGAGATTTTTAACTATCGGTGAAAGAATACATGTTATTTCCCCTACAATTAGAAAGGCACTGCAGGAGAGAAATCCAGAGCCGATTCTTGCAAGAGCTCGGGAGCAGATTGAAGCAGGAGCTAATTATCTTGATGTAAATATTGGTCCTGCAGACAGGGACGGAGAAGAATTGATGCCCTGGGCGGTTAAGATTTTGCAGGAAGAATTCCCTAATACGCCTTTATGTCTTGACACAGCTAATATGAAAGCAATAGAAGCCGGAATTAAAGTTTACGACCGCACGGCAGGCAAACCCATTATCAATTCTGCTGATGCAGGTCCAAGACTTGATATGATAAACCTTGCAGCAGAATATGATGCAATGGTAATAGGATTGTGTGCAAAAGAAGGTATTCCCAGAGACAATGATGAGCGAATGATGTACTGTACGCAGATTCTGGAAAGGGCAATGGAAACCGGCTTGGATCCTGAAAACATCCTTTTTGACCCCCTCTTTGTAGTTCTAAAAGGCATGCAGGACAAACAACAGGAAGTCTTGGAAGCGGTAAGACAGATTTCGGAGATGGGGCTTTTAACAACCGGCGGACTTAGCAATGTATCCAACGGTTGCCCTAAGGAGCTTAGAGGCCTAATCGAAGCTACCTTTTGCGCTATGGCTATTCAGTGCGGTCTGACTTCTGCTATAATAAATCCATTGGATAAACTGGTTATAAATGTGATTAAAACGGCGGATTTGATAAAAGGAAGAACCTTGTACGCCGATTCCTACTTAGACCTATAA
- a CDS encoding DUF3842 family protein: MNIAVVDGMGGGIGSQIISLLRQDLPADITIYALGTNSAATSAMMKEKANKGATGENAISFAVKKADVIVGSLGIVIPNSMLGEITPRITEAIASSDAKKILIPIIDNEDITLLGMEKKPLFLAIKDAIEKIKELNQ; encoded by the coding sequence ATGAATATCGCTGTGGTAGATGGCATGGGAGGAGGAATCGGCAGTCAGATTATATCTCTTTTGAGACAAGATCTGCCGGCTGATATTACTATTTATGCCTTAGGCACTAATTCTGCTGCAACTTCAGCTATGATGAAGGAAAAAGCCAATAAAGGCGCCACAGGCGAAAATGCAATATCCTTTGCGGTAAAAAAAGCAGATGTAATTGTGGGATCGCTTGGAATTGTCATTCCGAATTCTATGCTAGGAGAAATAACACCGCGTATCACTGAAGCCATAGCATCTTCTGACGCAAAAAAAATTCTTATCCCTATTATAGACAATGAGGATATTACGCTTTTAGGCATGGAGAAAAAACCATTATTTCTTGCCATAAAAGATGCCATAGAAAAAATTAAAGAATTAAATCAATGA
- a CDS encoding AAA family ATPase, with protein MAYTIAVAGKGGTGKTTLAGFLIDYLIEKKITPILGVDADPNANLNEVLGEDVEITLGDIREDISVKNRDGNLPGGMSKTDYINYKLQQAIIEGHGFDLLVMGRPEGAGCYCFANGILREATDRLSDNYKVMVIDNEAGLEHLSRRTTKSVDIMFAVSECSKRGIEAASRVKELIEELQLDVKELYLIVNRVPKEGLSDDIKQTIENYGLKLAGTIPQDKLVFEYDNKGTPLVRLPKDSDAVKSARKIFDDIIITKVKA; from the coding sequence ATGGCTTATACTATAGCAGTAGCAGGAAAAGGCGGCACAGGCAAAACAACACTGGCCGGTTTCCTAATTGATTATTTAATAGAAAAAAAGATTACGCCGATACTGGGTGTAGACGCCGACCCCAATGCCAATTTAAATGAAGTGCTGGGCGAAGATGTAGAAATAACCCTGGGTGATATAAGAGAAGACATAAGTGTTAAAAACAGAGATGGAAATTTGCCGGGAGGTATGAGCAAGACCGATTATATTAATTATAAGCTTCAGCAGGCGATTATCGAAGGTCATGGCTTTGATTTACTGGTTATGGGCAGGCCTGAAGGAGCCGGCTGCTACTGTTTTGCAAACGGTATTTTAAGGGAAGCAACTGATAGACTTTCCGATAATTACAAAGTAATGGTTATCGACAACGAAGCCGGGTTAGAACATTTAAGCAGGCGCACTACAAAAAGCGTTGACATTATGTTTGCGGTAAGCGAATGTTCGAAACGAGGAATAGAAGCCGCCTCAAGAGTAAAAGAACTCATAGAAGAACTGCAGCTTGATGTGAAGGAACTTTACCTCATAGTCAACCGTGTTCCTAAAGAAGGGCTCTCAGACGATATAAAGCAGACAATAGAAAACTATGGCTTAAAACTTGCCGGAACTATTCCGCAGGATAAGTTAGTATTTGAATATGATAACAAAGGCACCCCACTGGTTCGCTTGCCCAAAGACAGCGATGCCGTAAAAAGCGCAAGAAAAATTTTTGATGATATAATAATTACAAAAGTGAAAGCATAA
- the acsV gene encoding corrinoid activation/regeneration protein AcsV, translated as MEKCTITFQPAGKTVEVTRGTNLMEAARKAGVFLDAPCGGKGVCGKCKVKVKSGAHKHEYNSLLSPEEIEQGIRLACMTWVQDDMTVEILQIDVINDIMVEDITSGSKGKFIKKTVETLTSSGVKIVTKFEAVSLKLPKPTIDDNIPDFERVERELRQVLGCKNVKCFVEVLKKLPQALRRNNFEIRLFVSKNSDDCNIVSIAEKEKAGPLGLCADIGTTTVAACLADIQTGEIVASANSGNLQMQYGADVISRIIYSTKNSGLKKLQQAIAEGTLNQLINNMTSKLNIDKNDIIFSVFAGNTTMTHFLLGIPAENIRIEPYIPAFRHAPIFRAGDILLDINKNAPVFTLPNVASYVGGDIVAGVLASGIWNSDETILFMDLGTNGEIVLGNKEWMLTCACSAGPAFEGGEISCGMRAAIGAIDEVKINRYDLRPEIKVIGNVMPKGICGSGIIDAIAEMFLTGIIDMKGKLNTTIKSDRIRYNAHIGCSEYVIVFGDETESGRDITINEIDIDNFLRAKGAVYSGARTLLNNAGMTPEDIDKVIIAGGIGQNLDIENSIVIGLLPDIPHDKFDFVGNSSLAGAYACVISDEARKKAAEIADNMTYIELSADPLYMEEFISACFLPHTDTSLFPSLKDVMNL; from the coding sequence ATGGAAAAATGCACTATTACTTTTCAACCGGCAGGAAAGACTGTAGAAGTAACCAGAGGTACTAATTTGATGGAAGCGGCGCGAAAGGCAGGAGTATTCCTGGATGCTCCTTGCGGAGGCAAGGGGGTATGCGGTAAATGCAAAGTCAAAGTAAAATCCGGTGCCCACAAGCATGAATATAACTCGCTTCTTTCGCCTGAAGAAATAGAACAGGGTATTAGACTTGCCTGTATGACATGGGTTCAAGACGATATGACCGTTGAAATTCTCCAGATAGATGTTATAAACGACATAATGGTAGAAGATATAACATCAGGCTCTAAGGGAAAATTTATAAAAAAGACCGTAGAAACACTAACATCCTCGGGCGTAAAAATTGTAACAAAGTTTGAAGCAGTAAGCCTTAAACTTCCAAAACCTACGATCGATGATAATATTCCCGATTTTGAAAGAGTTGAAAGGGAGCTAAGGCAAGTACTGGGATGTAAAAATGTAAAATGCTTTGTTGAAGTCCTTAAAAAACTGCCTCAGGCTTTAAGAAGAAATAATTTTGAAATCAGACTGTTTGTTTCAAAAAATAGTGATGATTGTAATATTGTAAGCATTGCCGAAAAAGAAAAAGCCGGACCTTTAGGCCTTTGTGCGGATATCGGCACCACAACCGTTGCTGCCTGCCTTGCCGATATTCAAACAGGAGAAATAGTGGCGTCTGCAAATAGCGGCAACTTGCAAATGCAGTACGGCGCAGATGTCATAAGTCGAATAATTTATTCTACGAAAAACAGTGGGCTTAAAAAATTGCAGCAGGCTATAGCTGAAGGTACATTGAATCAACTGATTAATAATATGACAAGTAAGCTCAATATTGATAAAAATGACATAATATTTTCGGTTTTTGCAGGCAATACGACCATGACTCATTTTCTGCTTGGGATACCTGCCGAGAATATTAGAATCGAACCTTATATACCGGCATTTAGACATGCTCCCATATTTAGAGCCGGGGATATTTTACTTGATATCAATAAAAATGCACCTGTATTTACTCTGCCCAATGTTGCAAGCTATGTGGGAGGCGACATAGTAGCAGGAGTTTTGGCATCGGGAATCTGGAATAGCGATGAAACTATATTATTTATGGATTTAGGCACAAATGGTGAAATAGTCTTAGGAAACAAGGAATGGATGCTGACATGTGCGTGTTCTGCAGGGCCTGCCTTTGAAGGAGGAGAAATCAGCTGCGGCATGAGAGCTGCTATAGGCGCTATTGATGAGGTAAAAATTAATAGATATGACTTAAGACCCGAAATAAAAGTCATAGGTAACGTTATGCCAAAAGGTATTTGCGGTTCCGGAATAATAGATGCTATTGCTGAAATGTTTTTGACAGGTATAATAGATATGAAAGGTAAACTCAATACAACAATCAAATCAGACAGGATAAGATATAATGCACATATTGGATGCAGTGAATACGTGATAGTCTTTGGAGATGAAACAGAAAGCGGCCGAGATATAACAATAAATGAAATCGATATAGATAATTTCCTGCGCGCAAAGGGTGCCGTATATTCAGGTGCAAGAACTCTTTTAAACAATGCGGGAATGACTCCGGAAGATATTGACAAAGTTATAATAGCAGGAGGAATAGGACAGAATCTTGATATTGAAAACTCAATTGTGATTGGTTTACTTCCTGATATACCTCATGACAAATTTGATTTTGTGGGCAACAGTTCCCTTGCAGGAGCTTATGCATGTGTAATCAGCGATGAAGCAAGAAAAAAGGCAGCAGAAATTGCGGACAATATGACCTACATTGAGCTTAGCGCAGATCCCTTGTATATGGAAGAGTTTATCAGCGCTTGTTTTCTTCCCCATACGGACACCAGCCTGTTTCCGAGCCTGAAAGATGTTATGAATTTATAA
- the acsC gene encoding acetyl-CoA decarbonylase/synthase complex subunit gamma has protein sequence MALNGMQIYKLLPRKNCKECGFPTCLAFAMKLAQGGTEAEKCPYMSEEAKAQLAEATAPPMKTVKFGRGDTEYTLGGETVLFRHEKTFVNRPRFAILFSDTMTEDEIKTRIDHINAIDYTRINEEMYIEVGAFRCESQDKDKFTSLIKNVTESCPKIVPMIITENPEIAKAALDISAEKGPILFGATADNYEDMVKLAKENNLLLGVTADGKENLYELVQKIQNAGYKELLLDAKSRNLKGAFDDMVNIRRTALLSGDRTFGYPTAAFVCDMSTDKMMQLACASLFVEKYASIIVLSDMDYAMALPLFALRQNIYTDPQRPMRIEQDVYKIGPVDEESPLLVTVDFALTYFIVSGEVERSKVPAWILIPDAGGYSVLTAWAAGKFNAKSIAKALKEFDVENKVKTREMIIPGKVAVLKADIEDELPGWKVIVGPEEAAALPNFLKKYKEQNKAS, from the coding sequence ATGGCACTTAATGGAATGCAAATATATAAACTGCTTCCTCGCAAAAATTGCAAGGAATGCGGTTTCCCTACATGTTTGGCTTTTGCCATGAAACTTGCCCAGGGCGGAACCGAAGCTGAAAAATGCCCCTATATGTCAGAAGAGGCAAAGGCTCAACTGGCCGAGGCTACTGCACCACCTATGAAGACAGTAAAATTTGGCAGAGGTGATACTGAATATACCCTAGGTGGCGAAACAGTCCTTTTTAGGCATGAAAAAACCTTTGTAAACCGGCCTAGGTTTGCGATATTATTTTCCGATACTATGACCGAAGATGAAATAAAGACGCGGATAGATCATATTAATGCAATTGATTATACGCGAATTAATGAAGAAATGTATATAGAAGTCGGAGCCTTCAGATGCGAAAGCCAAGATAAGGATAAATTCACATCCCTTATTAAAAATGTCACAGAAAGTTGCCCAAAAATAGTGCCCATGATAATTACAGAAAATCCTGAGATTGCAAAAGCGGCACTAGATATCTCTGCCGAAAAAGGACCTATACTTTTTGGGGCTACTGCTGACAATTACGAAGATATGGTAAAACTTGCAAAAGAAAACAATTTACTTTTGGGAGTTACGGCAGATGGTAAGGAAAATCTGTACGAACTTGTTCAAAAAATCCAAAATGCCGGATATAAAGAACTGCTGCTGGATGCCAAAAGCCGGAACTTAAAGGGAGCATTTGACGATATGGTAAATATCCGCAGGACGGCGCTTTTGTCAGGTGACAGAACCTTTGGATATCCTACAGCAGCCTTTGTATGTGATATGTCAACGGATAAAATGATGCAGCTTGCATGTGCATCGTTGTTCGTTGAAAAATACGCTTCAATAATTGTACTCAGCGACATGGATTATGCCATGGCACTTCCGCTGTTTGCTTTAAGACAAAATATTTATACAGATCCCCAAAGACCCATGCGCATTGAACAAGATGTATATAAAATCGGTCCTGTCGATGAAGAATCCCCGCTGCTTGTAACCGTCGATTTTGCCTTGACATATTTTATCGTATCCGGAGAAGTTGAACGATCTAAAGTTCCTGCATGGATTTTAATACCTGATGCAGGAGGTTATTCAGTACTTACGGCATGGGCTGCAGGCAAGTTTAACGCTAAATCTATTGCAAAAGCTTTGAAGGAATTTGATGTTGAAAATAAAGTAAAAACAAGAGAAATGATAATTCCCGGAAAAGTTGCGGTACTTAAAGCTGATATTGAAGACGAGCTACCCGGTTGGAAAGTCATCGTTGGGCCGGAGGAAGCAGCTGCATTGCCTAATTTCTTGAAGAAGTATAAGGAACAAAATAAAGCAAGCTAA
- a CDS encoding CooT family nickel-binding protein: MCESKVYLLEDGEEKKIMDNVIHIEPQDGKLFMYDLLGEQKIVDAAIKEVRLLEHKIILEREKAK; encoded by the coding sequence ATGTGCGAATCAAAAGTATACCTTTTAGAAGATGGCGAAGAAAAAAAGATAATGGATAATGTTATTCATATAGAACCACAAGACGGTAAATTATTTATGTATGATCTTTTGGGCGAGCAAAAAATTGTTGATGCTGCAATTAAGGAAGTTCGGCTTCTTGAACACAAGATAATACTTGAAAGAGAGAAAGCCAAATGA
- the acsB gene encoding acetyl-CoA decarbonylase/synthase complex subunit alpha/beta, with the protein MTLFDIIFTGSEQALEACKSVLEQTIKEYGENEKVSFPNTAYSLPTIYAATGQKINTLADLKGAIGVIESLIVKEQNLEKALNAGLATAVAAEVIEACKYVGGKNPYEEPCVGFIPDTVIRSLGVPLVTGDIPGVAVVIGEAPTAEDAAKVIKDYQSKGILVTLVGKIIDQAIESKVKMGLEFRVVPLGYDVTSVTHIVSFAIRAALIFGNIKPGDLPELLKYTKERVPAFVNALGPLSELVVSAGAGAIALGFPVITDQDVQEVPMNLIVQKDYDKLVQTSLEARGIKIKITEIPIPVGFAPAFEGERVRKDEMFAEFGGGRTTAWELVRKRDLSEVEDHKIEVIGPDIDTLGPDGGKLPLAIIVDVAGKNMEEDFEPVMERRIHYFVNYIEGVMHIGQRDIAWVRISKSAYEAGFRLKHIGEVLYAKMLDEFGNIADKVQVTIITDKEQVEKLLNEVARPKYEARDARLAGLTDESVDTFYSCLLCQSFAPAHVCIVTPERLGLCGAVSWLDAKATYELNPTGPCQPIVKGECLDEVKGSWESINKRVAEQSHGATTKVNIYTIMEDPMTSCGCFECICGIMPEANGVIIVNREYHGMTPLGMTFGELASTTGGGVQTPGFMGHGRQFITSKKFLYADGGLKRVVWMPKELKEALKDKLIERGKEMGIENFYDMIADEEVGTDPDSVVEFLTKVGHPALSMDPMF; encoded by the coding sequence ATGACATTATTCGACATTATTTTTACCGGCTCCGAGCAAGCATTAGAGGCTTGTAAATCTGTGCTGGAGCAGACCATAAAGGAGTATGGAGAAAACGAGAAAGTAAGTTTTCCCAACACTGCCTATAGTCTCCCTACTATTTATGCTGCTACCGGACAAAAAATTAATACTCTGGCGGATTTAAAAGGTGCTATTGGAGTCATTGAAAGCCTTATAGTAAAAGAGCAGAACCTCGAAAAGGCTTTAAATGCAGGACTTGCAACGGCGGTTGCGGCAGAAGTTATTGAAGCGTGCAAATATGTGGGCGGAAAGAATCCCTACGAGGAACCGTGTGTTGGGTTTATTCCAGATACTGTTATCCGCTCCCTTGGTGTGCCTCTGGTTACAGGAGATATTCCGGGTGTGGCTGTTGTTATCGGAGAGGCTCCGACAGCGGAAGATGCGGCAAAAGTCATTAAGGACTATCAATCAAAAGGTATCCTAGTAACATTAGTAGGAAAAATAATTGACCAGGCAATTGAATCAAAAGTAAAAATGGGCCTGGAATTTAGAGTTGTGCCGCTAGGCTATGATGTGACATCGGTTACACATATAGTGTCTTTTGCTATAAGAGCAGCACTAATCTTTGGAAATATAAAACCCGGAGACCTTCCGGAACTGCTAAAATATACTAAAGAAAGGGTGCCGGCTTTTGTAAATGCCCTAGGACCTCTAAGCGAATTAGTTGTGTCTGCCGGTGCCGGAGCCATTGCATTAGGATTTCCCGTAATTACCGATCAGGACGTTCAGGAAGTGCCAATGAATCTTATAGTTCAAAAGGACTATGATAAACTGGTTCAAACATCACTAGAAGCTCGTGGTATAAAGATTAAAATAACAGAAATTCCGATCCCTGTAGGCTTTGCTCCAGCCTTTGAGGGGGAGAGAGTTCGCAAAGACGAAATGTTTGCGGAATTTGGCGGTGGGCGTACGACTGCCTGGGAACTTGTGAGAAAGCGTGATCTTTCCGAAGTTGAGGATCATAAGATTGAAGTAATAGGACCGGATATTGATACATTAGGCCCTGACGGCGGAAAACTTCCTTTGGCAATTATTGTTGATGTAGCAGGAAAGAATATGGAGGAAGATTTTGAGCCTGTAATGGAGCGCCGAATCCATTATTTTGTAAATTATATTGAAGGCGTTATGCATATAGGGCAGAGAGACATTGCATGGGTACGAATAAGCAAATCCGCATATGAAGCAGGCTTCAGGCTGAAACATATAGGCGAAGTTCTATACGCTAAGATGCTTGATGAATTTGGGAATATTGCCGATAAGGTCCAAGTAACTATAATTACCGATAAAGAACAAGTAGAAAAACTTTTAAATGAAGTTGCTCGGCCAAAGTATGAAGCAAGAGATGCAAGGCTTGCGGGCCTTACCGATGAAAGCGTTGATACTTTCTATTCTTGCTTGCTGTGCCAATCTTTTGCACCTGCCCATGTGTGTATAGTAACACCTGAAAGGCTTGGGTTGTGTGGAGCCGTAAGTTGGCTTGATGCAAAAGCAACATACGAGCTAAATCCCACCGGTCCTTGCCAGCCCATAGTCAAAGGCGAGTGCCTTGATGAGGTCAAGGGCAGCTGGGAGTCTATAAATAAGCGAGTCGCTGAGCAATCCCACGGCGCTACAACTAAAGTTAATATATACACGATAATGGAAGATCCTATGACATCCTGCGGATGTTTTGAATGTATTTGCGGCATTATGCCTGAGGCAAACGGTGTGATTATTGTGAATCGTGAATACCACGGCATGACCCCGCTCGGCATGACGTTTGGCGAGTTGGCATCTACCACCGGTGGCGGTGTTCAAACACCCGGGTTTATGGGACACGGCAGACAATTTATAACGAGTAAAAAGTTCCTATATGCCGACGGAGGATTAAAACGCGTTGTTTGGATGCCTAAGGAATTAAAAGAAGCTCTCAAGGATAAACTTATAGAAAGAGGTAAAGAAATGGGCATAGAAAATTTCTATGACATGATTGCTGATGAAGAAGTCGGAACAGATCCGGATTCGGTAGTAGAATTTTTGACAAAAGTCGGCCATCCTGCTCTTAGCATGGATCCCATGTTTTAA
- the acsD gene encoding acetyl-CoA decarbonylase/synthase complex subunit delta, which produces MAYKMPTQKYSGKILEVTVGSDLKLGGESVLPFYGFDGNIGNKPAIGMEIWDIFPESWPAAVLDVFKDAADDPLKWAAYCVEKYKPDFICIKFEGASPDGLNRSVEECAEIAKKLADNLTVPLVIAGCQDNDKNAKLFTKIAEALTNKNYAFLSAIEANYKEVAAAVGLAYGNIVVAESSVDLNLAKQLNILITQLGVKPDKMLMNPGCAAVGYGFEYVITTLDRIKLAALEQNDETLQMPIISPVSFEAWKVKESVVTQEDIPEWGPQEERGVAMEISSAVGVLAAGANAVILRHPRSVEVIRNFITEMTE; this is translated from the coding sequence ATGGCTTACAAAATGCCTACTCAGAAATATTCCGGAAAAATTCTAGAAGTAACAGTAGGCTCAGATCTGAAACTCGGAGGAGAATCTGTTCTGCCATTTTACGGTTTTGATGGAAACATCGGAAATAAGCCGGCTATAGGCATGGAAATATGGGATATCTTTCCTGAATCCTGGCCTGCCGCAGTGCTTGATGTCTTTAAAGACGCCGCAGATGATCCGTTAAAATGGGCAGCATACTGTGTAGAAAAGTATAAACCGGATTTTATATGTATTAAGTTTGAAGGGGCAAGCCCTGACGGCCTTAACAGATCTGTGGAAGAATGTGCGGAAATTGCAAAAAAATTAGCTGACAATTTAACAGTACCACTGGTTATAGCAGGATGCCAAGACAATGATAAAAATGCCAAACTCTTTACTAAGATTGCTGAAGCCCTTACAAATAAAAACTATGCGTTCTTGTCGGCAATAGAAGCAAATTACAAAGAAGTTGCCGCTGCAGTGGGACTTGCTTACGGCAATATTGTAGTGGCTGAGTCTTCGGTAGATTTGAACCTTGCAAAACAACTTAATATTTTAATTACACAATTAGGGGTAAAACCCGACAAAATGCTTATGAACCCGGGCTGCGCAGCTGTTGGCTACGGTTTTGAGTATGTGATTACGACTTTAGACAGAATAAAGCTTGCTGCTTTGGAACAAAATGATGAAACACTTCAAATGCCTATAATTTCACCGGTATCCTTCGAAGCATGGAAGGTAAAAGAGTCTGTTGTTACTCAAGAAGATATACCTGAATGGGGACCGCAGGAAGAAAGAGGAGTAGCTATGGAAATATCCAGTGCAGTAGGAGTTTTGGCTGCCGGAGCTAATGCAGTAATACTCAGACACCCGCGTTCGGTAGAAGTTATCCGAAACTTCATTACAGAAATGACTGAATAA
- the plsY gene encoding glycerol-3-phosphate 1-O-acyltransferase PlsY encodes MLKTIIFIVVSYLIGSVSSASVICNKFYSTDIRKYGSGNPGSTNVLRVLGPKPAAMVFAADFAKGFVMVLLGKLVGGESLALLSAIAVVIGHDWSIFLGFKGGKGIATSFGAILVLTPKVALILFVIGVVVIALSRYVSLGSVTAAVLYPILVTAFDYPLNYIMTGLVLGLIAIYRHKENIKRLMAGKENKLVLKKR; translated from the coding sequence ATGCTAAAAACCATCATCTTTATAGTTGTAAGTTATTTAATAGGCTCTGTTTCTTCAGCCTCTGTGATCTGCAATAAATTTTATTCAACAGATATACGAAAATATGGCAGCGGAAATCCCGGCTCGACTAACGTGTTAAGAGTGCTTGGCCCAAAACCGGCTGCTATGGTTTTTGCAGCAGATTTTGCAAAGGGTTTTGTTATGGTGCTGTTAGGAAAACTTGTTGGCGGCGAAAGTTTGGCATTGCTATCTGCCATTGCGGTTGTGATTGGGCATGATTGGTCCATTTTTTTAGGCTTTAAAGGCGGAAAGGGAATCGCAACTAGTTTCGGAGCTATTTTAGTTCTTACTCCAAAAGTAGCCCTTATCCTTTTTGTAATAGGAGTAGTCGTGATTGCCCTATCGCGTTATGTTTCATTGGGTTCTGTTACTGCAGCTGTTTTATACCCCATCCTTGTCACAGCTTTTGATTACCCCCTAAACTACATAATGACAGGGCTTGTCTTGGGACTTATTGCTATATACAGACATAAAGAAAATATTAAAAGATTAATGGCCGGTAAAGAAAATAAGCTTGTATTAAAAAAGCGGTAA
- a CDS encoding bifunctional 5,10-methylenetetrahydrofolate dehydrogenase/5,10-methenyltetrahydrofolate cyclohydrolase: MAKILDGKEVAAALKDELVAEVDRLRKQGITPGLCLVMAGSRPDSQSYINSAVKRCSSIGIDCRVKKLPEDVTQGDFLKIIDDLNTDPKINGIMVMRPLPQYISENTIKYKISPEKDVDCLNPINVSKVISGDDDGFAPCTPAAVIEILDYYGIKVEGKRTVVIGRSMVVGRPLAMMLLARNATVTICHTRTRNLAEETKKGEILIAAAGKAKMVTKDMVSNGAVVIDVGINFDESGKMCGDVDFDSVCPIASSITPVPGGVGAVTSTVLAKHVIEALKLQKGIY; this comes from the coding sequence ATGGCAAAGATACTTGATGGCAAGGAAGTAGCCGCAGCCCTAAAGGATGAACTTGTCGCAGAGGTCGACCGGCTAAGAAAGCAAGGCATCACCCCCGGACTTTGCTTGGTAATGGCAGGCAGCAGACCTGATTCACAATCTTATATCAACAGTGCTGTAAAGCGCTGCAGCAGCATAGGAATAGATTGCCGAGTAAAAAAACTTCCGGAAGATGTGACTCAAGGAGATTTTTTAAAGATTATAGACGACTTAAATACCGATCCCAAAATAAACGGCATTATGGTTATGAGGCCCCTTCCTCAATACATCTCAGAAAATACAATCAAATATAAAATATCACCAGAGAAGGATGTGGATTGCCTCAATCCCATCAACGTCAGCAAAGTAATAAGCGGAGACGATGATGGGTTTGCTCCATGTACACCCGCTGCAGTTATTGAAATCTTAGATTATTACGGGATAAAGGTAGAAGGAAAGCGAACTGTAGTGATTGGAAGAAGCATGGTAGTGGGGCGTCCCCTTGCTATGATGCTGCTTGCACGCAATGCTACTGTAACGATTTGCCATACAAGGACAAGAAACCTGGCTGAAGAGACAAAAAAAGGTGAAATACTTATTGCTGCAGCAGGAAAGGCTAAGATGGTTACAAAGGATATGGTAAGCAATGGTGCTGTGGTAATTGATGTGGGAATTAATTTTGACGAGAGCGGGAAGATGTGTGGTGATGTGGATTTTGATAGCGTGTGTCCGATTGCAAGCTCTATAACCCCAGTTCCCGGCGGAGTAGGCGCTGTGACATCTACAGTGCTTGCAAAACATGTAATCGAAGCTTTGAAGCTTCAGAAAGGCATATATTAA